In Gemmata obscuriglobus, a single genomic region encodes these proteins:
- a CDS encoding response regulator — MKTVFTTGEAAKICKVSQQTIIRCFDNGQLKGFRVPGSKFRRIPREALYKFMKDNGIPTDALESGKRKVLLVDDEPELVQVVNDALQADGRFEVRIASNGFDAGMMVKDYRPDLIILDVMLPDINGKEVCHRVRADASMEDVRIICISGMIEEDKVQELKLAGADDFLPKPFDVDHLIEKMCAQLDIETGVLA, encoded by the coding sequence ATGAAGACGGTGTTCACGACCGGCGAAGCGGCCAAGATTTGCAAGGTCTCCCAGCAGACCATCATCCGCTGCTTCGACAACGGCCAGCTCAAGGGGTTCCGCGTTCCGGGTAGCAAGTTCCGGCGCATCCCCCGCGAGGCGCTGTACAAGTTCATGAAGGACAACGGCATCCCGACGGACGCCCTGGAGAGCGGCAAGCGCAAGGTGCTGCTGGTGGACGACGAGCCGGAACTGGTCCAGGTCGTCAACGACGCGCTCCAGGCCGACGGCCGGTTCGAGGTGCGGATCGCGTCCAACGGGTTCGACGCCGGGATGATGGTGAAGGACTACCGCCCGGACCTCATCATCCTGGACGTGATGCTGCCCGACATCAACGGCAAAGAAGTGTGCCACCGGGTCCGCGCCGACGCCTCAATGGAGGACGTGCGCATCATCTGCATCTCCGGCATGATCGAAGAGGACAAGGTGCAAGAGCTGAAACTCGCCGGGGCCGACGACTTCCTGCCGAAGCCGTTCGACGTGGACCATCTGATCGAGAAGATGTGCGCTCAACTGGACATCGAGACCGGGGTGTTGGCTTAA
- a CDS encoding sensor histidine kinase, which produces MPGKAVGRAAAALPWLCPNTDGLIRLAEAPAGLARPFSADPVAADVALVLFLLRFVPPSVAPAESLFCPSALSAASLPSTASAHLQAVPGAWVDPECEVAKRCRAFARAAAAFARRLAEHTRRACAERAAALAALAPLGWVAVAAVDPGAAREPLHDPDAPAASATQAAIWGLDQGAVTRRLANRWRLPDWVASVLGNFNLPIAAARALVPDLGLFLLAQFAALETERRLGSLGLTEGAGRAELLAELKLTDAVVEELWPAAPPAEAPAPVLDPNPHKVPLVVNLLKMASESRRRNGAALVARLEERLDDLHRAVAQVGGEADARARDAKLRALAELAAGAGHEINNPLAVISGHAQRLYRTEPDPDRGEALQSVIRQTQRITGIVRDLMQFARPPQPHPHRLAAGDLLGLVRDELAPLATEKNVRMELAAVSGDSFVRADRAQIKHALAAVARNGIEAAGSGGWVRLSCTERDDEFVAFVVEDSGPGLGAAALEHAFDPFYCGRSAGRGRGLGLPTAWQFAKQNGGDVRYESGTGPTRFVVTVPRSVTLEFLDRQSA; this is translated from the coding sequence GTGCCAGGGAAGGCGGTGGGCCGGGCCGCGGCAGCGTTGCCGTGGCTGTGCCCGAACACGGACGGTCTGATCCGGCTCGCGGAGGCGCCCGCCGGCCTCGCGCGACCGTTTTCGGCTGATCCCGTGGCCGCTGACGTGGCCTTGGTGCTGTTCCTCCTTCGGTTCGTGCCGCCATCGGTCGCGCCGGCCGAGAGCCTGTTCTGCCCATCCGCACTGTCTGCGGCGTCGCTGCCGTCAACCGCGTCCGCCCACCTGCAAGCGGTTCCCGGGGCGTGGGTCGATCCGGAGTGCGAAGTTGCCAAACGGTGTCGGGCCTTCGCCCGCGCCGCCGCCGCTTTCGCGCGTCGCCTTGCCGAACACACCCGCCGCGCATGTGCGGAGCGCGCAGCCGCGCTCGCGGCGCTGGCCCCGCTGGGCTGGGTCGCCGTTGCGGCCGTTGATCCCGGGGCGGCCCGCGAACCGCTGCACGATCCCGATGCGCCGGCCGCGTCAGCGACACAAGCCGCCATCTGGGGGCTCGACCAAGGAGCCGTCACCCGGCGGCTCGCGAACCGCTGGCGGCTCCCCGATTGGGTCGCGAGCGTACTCGGGAACTTCAACCTGCCGATCGCCGCCGCCCGGGCGCTGGTTCCCGATCTCGGCTTGTTTCTGCTCGCGCAGTTCGCGGCGCTCGAAACGGAACGCCGGCTCGGTTCGCTCGGGTTGACCGAGGGCGCCGGGCGGGCGGAACTTCTCGCGGAACTCAAACTCACCGACGCCGTTGTCGAAGAGTTGTGGCCGGCGGCCCCACCGGCCGAGGCGCCCGCGCCTGTGCTGGACCCGAACCCGCACAAGGTGCCGCTGGTCGTTAACCTGCTCAAAATGGCCAGCGAGAGCCGCCGGCGGAACGGGGCGGCGCTCGTCGCCCGCCTCGAAGAGCGGCTCGACGATCTGCACCGCGCTGTTGCCCAGGTCGGGGGCGAGGCCGACGCCCGTGCCCGGGACGCGAAGCTCCGGGCGCTGGCCGAACTCGCCGCGGGCGCGGGGCACGAGATCAACAACCCACTCGCGGTCATCTCGGGGCACGCACAGCGCCTGTACCGCACCGAGCCCGATCCGGACCGCGGCGAGGCCCTTCAGTCCGTCATACGCCAGACGCAACGGATCACGGGAATCGTGCGCGATCTCATGCAGTTCGCGCGGCCGCCCCAGCCCCATCCGCACCGGCTCGCCGCCGGTGACCTGCTCGGGCTGGTGCGGGACGAACTCGCCCCGCTCGCGACCGAGAAGAACGTCCGCATGGAACTCGCGGCCGTGTCCGGCGACTCGTTCGTTCGGGCCGATCGCGCTCAGATCAAGCACGCCCTCGCCGCCGTCGCTCGCAACGGTATTGAGGCCGCCGGGAGCGGCGGTTGGGTCCGTCTTTCGTGTACGGAACGTGACGACGAGTTCGTTGCCTTCGTCGTTGAAGATAGCGGCCCCGGGCTGGGCGCGGCTGCCCTCGAACACGCCTTCGATCCTTTCTACTGCGGGCGCTCCGCCGGGCGCGGGCGCGGGCTGGGGTTGCCGACCGCCTGGCAGTTCGCGAAGCAGAACGGTGGCGATGTGCGATACGAGTCGGGCACCGGTCCGACCCGGTTCGTGGTCACCGTTCCCCGCTCCGTTACGCTCGAATTCCTCGACCGCCAGTCGGCGTGA
- a CDS encoding transposase DNA-binding-containing protein yields the protein MRGCAVPLIPSEGPVLTPTAAPSFGQTHFSGLDLGDARVNRRIIDLADILVAREAESWSAAFADPADARALQRIVNRPQATHASVRATHTRVTLDRMARTEDVVLVLHDTTELDYSGRAIRGLGPIGNSHGRGWECHNARAAVARTGAILGLANQIRHRRVEPAVTAAEGMAGRRDRESQHGGGTGGHGGARGGTGGHGGTRRRAAPGCTCATGAPTRSSSWSNSWVRAGRS from the coding sequence ATGCGCGGTTGTGCGGTCCCTCTCATTCCTTCGGAGGGTCCGGTCCTGACTCCCACCGCCGCGCCGAGCTTCGGCCAGACCCACTTCTCGGGCCTCGATTTGGGTGACGCGCGGGTGAACCGGCGGATCATCGACTTGGCCGACATCCTCGTCGCCCGCGAGGCCGAGTCGTGGTCCGCCGCGTTCGCCGACCCGGCCGACGCCCGCGCGCTCCAGAGGATCGTGAACCGGCCCCAGGCCACGCACGCATCCGTTCGGGCCACGCACACCCGCGTGACGCTCGACCGCATGGCTCGGACCGAGGACGTGGTCTTGGTGCTCCACGACACCACCGAGTTGGACTACTCCGGGCGCGCGATCCGGGGTCTGGGTCCCATCGGTAACAGTCACGGGCGCGGGTGGGAGTGCCACAACGCGCGGGCCGCGGTGGCGCGGACCGGTGCCATCCTCGGTCTGGCGAACCAGATCCGGCACCGGCGCGTCGAGCCCGCGGTGACGGCCGCCGAGGGCATGGCCGGGAGGCGAGACCGAGAGAGCCAGCACGGGGGGGGCACGGGGGGGCACGGGGGGGCACGGGGGGGCACGGGGGGGCACGGGGGGACGCGCCGGCGGGCCGCACCTGGGTGCACGTGTGCGACCGGGGCGCCGACACGTTCGAGTTCCTGGAGCAACTCGTGGGTGCGGGCCGGTCGTTCGTGA
- a CDS encoding transposase, with protein sequence MCDRGADTFEFLEQLVGAGRSFVIRSKSNRRRVGGEGAGAKLHDHLRTFPARAGWWGQAREGAGRSRPVKLQGCWATGTVPAPRGRGTVTVPVVRVWEVEIPAGDTGVEWFLRTDRAVGDIASMRQVVSIYQRRPIIEEYHKALKTGCGVENLPHRTRAVLATAVGITSVLAVALLELRDLARDPGRQDDPAAGAVGGRAVRVLST encoded by the coding sequence GTGTGCGACCGGGGCGCCGACACGTTCGAGTTCCTGGAGCAACTCGTGGGTGCGGGCCGGTCGTTCGTGATCCGGTCCAAGTCGAACCGCCGACGCGTGGGGGGCGAGGGGGCAGGCGCGAAGTTGCATGACCACCTGCGGACGTTCCCGGCCCGGGCCGGCTGGTGGGGCCAGGCACGCGAGGGGGCGGGGCGGTCCCGGCCCGTGAAGTTGCAGGGGTGTTGGGCTACCGGCACGGTCCCGGCCCCGCGGGGCCGGGGCACGGTGACCGTGCCGGTGGTCCGCGTGTGGGAGGTCGAGATCCCGGCCGGGGATACCGGCGTCGAGTGGTTCCTGCGGACGGACCGGGCGGTGGGGGACATCGCCAGCATGCGGCAGGTGGTGAGCATTTACCAACGGCGCCCGATCATCGAGGAGTACCATAAGGCGCTCAAGACCGGGTGCGGGGTCGAGAACCTTCCACACCGCACCCGGGCCGTCCTGGCGACAGCCGTGGGAATCACGTCGGTGCTGGCCGTGGCCCTGTTGGAACTACGGGACCTGGCCCGGGACCCGGGGCGTCAGGACGACCCGGCCGCGGGCGCGGTCGGGGGGCGCGCGGTGCGGGTGCTGAGCACCTAG